In one window of Pseudomonadota bacterium DNA:
- a CDS encoding CoA pyrophosphatase: MISLIKERLKVYQAKEIQCPKSTWAGVIIPIFEKDGKPFIVLTKRTHTVKIHKGEVSFPGGMYEDKDGDRINTAIRECCEEIGVKKKDMEILGRLDDMFTLTGVCVRPYVGIIPYPYTFKTNPHEVAYLIYLPLQYLQEVYPAMEEAEHAGKVEKVPSFYYNGDRIWGATCRILLRFKRIIEDGKI, from the coding sequence ATGATTTCTCTGATAAAAGAACGATTAAAAGTATATCAGGCCAAGGAAATTCAATGCCCTAAATCCACATGGGCCGGGGTTATCATCCCAATATTTGAAAAAGATGGAAAGCCATTTATTGTTCTGACAAAAAGAACGCATACAGTAAAGATACACAAAGGTGAGGTCTCTTTCCCTGGCGGCATGTACGAAGACAAAGATGGTGATAGGATAAACACCGCCATAAGGGAATGCTGTGAAGAAATAGGCGTGAAGAAAAAGGACATGGAAATCCTCGGAAGACTGGACGATATGTTCACATTAACAGGTGTTTGTGTAAGACCCTATGTTGGCATCATACCATATCCATACACATTCAAGACAAACCCACATGAAGTGGCTTACCTCATATACCTTCCGCTTCAATACCTCCAGGAAGTCTACCCGGCTATGGAAGAAGCGGAACATGCAGGCAAGGTCGAGAAGGTACCCTCATTTTATTACAATGGTGACAGGATATGGGGGGCCACATGCAGGATACTCTTAAGGTTTAAACGGATAATAGAAGATGGGAAGATTTAA